In the genome of Pieris napi chromosome 16, ilPieNapi1.2, whole genome shotgun sequence, one region contains:
- the LOC125057143 gene encoding protein lethal(2)essential for life-like isoform X2: MSLLPHVFGYDWPRRPSRLLDQDFGLALTPDDMLTVVAAPLVSRDYYRPWRQLAAAARDVGSSIKADKEKFQVSLDVQHFSPDEITVKTADGFIVVEGKHEEKKDEHGYISRQFLRRYALPDGCRPESVESRLSSDGVLTVTAPRVQDITKNERHVPIQQTGPVKKEVNGKKE; encoded by the exons ATGTCGCTTCTTCCACATGTATTCGGTTACGACTGGCCCCGCCGTCCAAGCAGATTGTTGGACCAGGATTTCGGCCTTGCTCTAACACCAGACGATATGTTAACGGTTGTGGCTGCTCCGCTGGTATCTCGAGACTACTACCGCCCTTGGAGACAGCTTGCCGCTGCAGCACGAGACGTTGGCTCTAGCATCAAGGCCGATAAAGAAAAGTTCCAAGTCAGCCTAGACGTCCAGCATTTCTCCCCTGACGAAATAACCGTCAAGACGGCCGATGGTTTCATCGTGGTGGAAGGTAAACATGAGGAAAAGAAGGATGAACATGGATACATTTCCAGGCAATTCCTTCGCCGATATGCCTTACCTGATGGATGCCGACCTGAGTCTGTGGAATCTCGTCTCTCATCTGATGGCGTATTAACCGTCACCGCACCCAGGGTTCAGGATATTACAAAGAATGAGAGACATGTCCCAATACAACAAACCGGTCCAGTGAAAAAG GAAGTGAATGGGAAAAAAGAATAG
- the LOC125057143 gene encoding protein lethal(2)essential for life-like isoform X1 has protein sequence MSLLPHVFGYDWPRRPSRLLDQDFGLALTPDDMLTVVAAPLVSRDYYRPWRQLAAAARDVGSSIKADKEKFQVSLDVQHFSPDEITVKTADGFIVVEGKHEEKKDEHGYISRQFLRRYALPDGCRPESVESRLSSDGVLTVTAPRVQDITKNERHVPIQQTGPVKKEIKDNSKEEAKEVNGKKE, from the coding sequence ATGTCGCTTCTTCCACATGTATTCGGTTACGACTGGCCCCGCCGTCCAAGCAGATTGTTGGACCAGGATTTCGGCCTTGCTCTAACACCAGACGATATGTTAACGGTTGTGGCTGCTCCGCTGGTATCTCGAGACTACTACCGCCCTTGGAGACAGCTTGCCGCTGCAGCACGAGACGTTGGCTCTAGCATCAAGGCCGATAAAGAAAAGTTCCAAGTCAGCCTAGACGTCCAGCATTTCTCCCCTGACGAAATAACCGTCAAGACGGCCGATGGTTTCATCGTGGTGGAAGGTAAACATGAGGAAAAGAAGGATGAACATGGATACATTTCCAGGCAATTCCTTCGCCGATATGCCTTACCTGATGGATGCCGACCTGAGTCTGTGGAATCTCGTCTCTCATCTGATGGCGTATTAACCGTCACCGCACCCAGGGTTCAGGATATTACAAAGAATGAGAGACATGTCCCAATACAACAAACCGGTCCAGTGAAAAAGGAAATCAAGGATAATTCAAAGGAGGAAGCAAAGGAAGTGAATGGGAAAAAAGAATAG